In Pseudoroseomonas cervicalis, the DNA window GCGGCGCCGGATGGGCACACGATCGGCGCCGTCACCGTCAGCATCCTGGCGATCAACCAGTTCCTGTTCCAGAGCATGCCCTTCGACACCGAGAAGGACGTGATCCCGATCGGCATGGCCTGGGAGACGCCCAATGTCGCGGTGGTGGCGCCGGAACGCAACCGCGCCACCACGCTGCGCGAGTTCCTCGACTGGGCGAAGGCGAAGCCGGGCGGCATCAGCTATGGCTCCACCGGCATCGGCCAGACCACGCATCTGTCGAGCAGCATGCTGTTCAGCCGCACCGGCGTTCAGGCCATGCATGTGCCCTATCGCGGCGCGGCGCAGACCGTGCCGGCGCTGCTGGCCGGCGATGTCGATATCGCGCTGGACAACCTCGCCTCGCATATCGGGCTGATCCAGGAGGGGCGGATGCGCGGCCTCGCCGTCACCAGCGCCGAGCGCTGGCCGACCCTACCGAACATCCCCACCATGGCGGAGGCCGGGGTGCCGGATTTCGTCATCACCGTCTGGGGGGCCTTCGTGGCGCCCACCGGCACGCCTGCCCCCGTGGTGGAGCGGCTGAACGCCGCGATGCGCCAGGTGGCGGAGAATGAGGAGATGCAGCGCCGCTTCATCCAGGGTGGCGCCAAGGCGCTATGGAGCAGCGCCGAGGACGCCGCCACCCGCGCCAACCGGGAGCGGCCGATGTGGCGGCAGGTGGTGCAGCAATCCGGCGCGCGCGCCGAGTGACGCGCCGGCCGCGTTGCCCTGGCCTCAGAGATCCAGCCAGGGCAGCTCGGCCTCGGGCCGCGCCAGGTCCGGGTTCTGCGCGATCATGCGGTCCCAGACGCGGCGGGTGACGTTCTGCGCCTCGCGCAGCAGGGCGGGCTCATCGACGGTCAGGACCTTGCGGTCGCGCAGGATGAATTCGCCATCGACCATGACGGAGTGCACCGCGCCGGGATGGCCGTAATGCACGATGTTGGAGACCAGTCGGATCACCGGCCGCAGCGCCGGCGTGTTGAGGTCGAGGAAGGTGAGATCCGCCTTCCAGCCCGGCGCGATGCGGCCGATCTCCGCCGAGGCGCCGACGCTGCCCGCGGCATCCACCGTCACGGCGTCAAGGATCGCCTGCGGCCCCGGCAGCACGCCGCCCTCCACTGCGCGGCCACGGCCGGTGCGGTGCAGGATGGAGCCGATGCTCATGGCCTGGAACATGTCCTCGGTCATGTTGTCGCTGCCGAAGACGACGCGCACACCGGCATCGCGGATCAGGCCGAGCTTCGCCTGGTGCATGCCGCGGCGGCGGGAGATGCTGGCCGGGGTGTGCGCCATGGTGACGCCGCGCGCGGCAAGCCTCTCGATGTCCTCGGCCGAGCAGAAGGTCCAGTGCGCGGCGGTGAGGTCGGGGCCGAGGAAACCCTCGCGGTCCAGATAGGCGGCGGAGCTGGTGCCGCGCGCCGCCTGCACCGCCTTCTCCTCGCCCGGGCTCTGCGACAGATGCACGGTGCGGGTCAGCCCGTGCTTCGCCGCGAGGTCGAGCAGGCTGCGCAGCATGGCGGGGGAGCAATTGTCGGGCGCATGGGCGGCGACCTGGCAGCGCACCCGGTCGCCATGGCTGCCGTGCAGCGCCTCGATCATCGCGGTGGCGCGGTCGAGGAACTGGGCGCCGAAGGCCGGGTCCTCGCGATAGTCGCCATGGCGGATGCGGCGGGTATCGATATCGGCGCAGCTTTCCGACAGCCAGAGCCGCAGCCCGGTCGACGCCATCGCGCGGCCATAGGAGAGCACGTGGCGGAACGGGTCGACCAGGGTGGTGCTGCCGCTGCGGATGGCCTCGACACAGCCGAGCATGGCCATGACCGCGCGTTCCTCGTCGGTCATGGTGTAGGAGATGGGCGACATGTAGCCATAGATCATGTCGCCCTCCCAATCCTCGACCGAGCCGCGGAGCGCGGTCAGCACGGTGTGGGTATGGGCGTTGATGAAGCCCGGCAGCACGGCGAGCCCGCGCGCGTCGAAACGCGCGACATGCGGATGTTCCGCTTCGAGCGTGTTGCTGTCGCCCAGCGCCGCAATGCGGTTGCCCCGGAGGAGGATGGCCTGCCCCGCCAGCACGCGTCGCGCCTCATCGCAGGTGACGACGGCCGCGTTGGTGATGAGCAGGTCCATGGCGTTCTTCCCAAACTGAAGGCGGGGTCCGGGGTGGCCCTGCCACCCCGGCGGGGCCGGGGGCAGAGCCCCCGTCTTTTCTTCTGTTACGGCTGTCCCGCGTCGATCGAGACACGCTGCAGCGCCTGCGCCTCGATCCCGTGGCGGCGCAGGATCTCGGCATAGGTGCCGTTGTCGATCAGCCGCTGCAGCGAGGCGGCGATGGCGTCGCGCAGGACGGTCGCTTCCTTCGGAAAGGCCAGCCCCGAGAGGTTGCTGGTGATCGGCTGCCCCACCGCAGCCCAGTTCTCCGGCTCGGTACGCTGCAGATGCGCCACGAATTCGGCGCCGAGGATGGCGCCCTGGGTGCGTTCCTGGCGCAGGTCGGTGCGGGAGGCGGTGGCGCCGTTGCTGCCCATCACCTGCATGGCGGGGCGGCCGGCGCCCGTGCAAGCGCGCTCGCTCCAGGCCTGGGCGGAGGGGAAGTAGTTGGTGAAGCGCGGCGTGGAGACGGATTTGCCGCAGAAATCGGTCGCCTCGCGGATCGAGGCCGCCAGGGCCCGGGTGGTGAAGAGCTGCCCGCCAGTGGTGATGTAGTCGATGAAGCTCAGCTTCTCCCGCCGCGCCGGCAGGTCGGTCATGGAGGTGCCGCTGAAGTCGATGCGGCCGGTGGTGAGCGAGTTGATGATCTGCTCGAAGGACATCTCCTCCCAGCGGATCTCGATGCCCAGGTCACGGCCGATGGCGGTGACGAGGTCCACATTGACGCCGCGCCGCTCATTGGTGGCGGGGTCCTTGTAGGCCATGGGCGGATAGGTGGCCTCGATGCCGACGCGCAGCACGCCGGCGCTGCGCACGGAATCGGGGAGCGACGCGTTCTGCGCCAGCGCAGGGGCAGCGGTGCCCGCCAGCGCCAGGGCGAGGCCCGCCGCCAGGATACGCTTGAAGGATTTCATGCGAAGTCTCCGGAGTGGGTTGCCGTGGTGCTGGCGGGGAGGCCGGTTCAGCCGGCCTTCTGCTCGCAGGCGATGTAGTGCGCGGCGATCTGCTCGCCCGTGGTGATCCAGACATCGCCATAGGCGCGGGCCTGGGTCAGGAAGTCGCGCAGCAGGCGCAGCCGCATCGGGCGGCCACTGCATTGCGGATGCAGCACGGTGGTGGCCATGCCGCCCCAGTCGCGCAGCTCCGCCAGCTCGTCGAGCCAGAGGGAGAGCACCTGCTCGCGCGTCAGCAAGGTGTGGCGGCTGTAGCGCTGCGACAGGCCGAGCAGCCAGTCATCGTAGCTCGCCGTCACCGGCAGCTCGACCAGGCCCGGCGTGCCATCGGCCAGCAGGTGGCGATAGGGGCGGACATCGTCGCGGAAGGAGGAGGTGTAGACCAGGCCACGCTCCTTCAGCAGGACACGCAGCTCCTCGCAGAACTCGCCCGAGGGCGCACGGTAGCCCTTCGGCACCACGCCCAGGCGGCGCTTCAGCACCTCCAGGCCACGATCCACCTCCTCCACCAGCATCGGGTCGCCGGGCTGCGGCATGACGTGGTGGAAGCCGTGATGGCCGATCTCGTGGCCATCCTTCAGGATGGCCTCGCACATCGCCGGATGCGCCTCGACCGACCAGCCGGTGATGAAGAAGGTTCCTTTCAGTTCCTGCTGGCGCAGCATCTCCAGCAGCTTCGCCGTGCCGACGCGCGCCTCGTAGCCACCGAAGGACATGGTGACCAGCTCGGCGTAGCGGGCCGGGTCCTTGGCGGTCCAGGCGGTCTCGGCATCGACGTCGAAGGACAGGAACATCGCCGCCTGCTGCCCATCCGGCCAGGGGTATTCCGGCGCCAGCGGCGCGCGGTTGGCCGGCAGCAGCGGCAGGGCGTCGAGCCCTGCCTTCAGCGTGTTGTCATTCGCCACCATTGATCTGCACCTCCGGCAGCATGCTCGGGGTCAGCTGCCACTTGGCAGCCAGGCGCGCATAGGTGCCGTCGGCGATCAGGGCGCGCAGCGCGCCGGCCAGCGCCTGCTGCAGCTGCGTCTCCTCCTTGCCGGTGGCGATGCCCATCAGCGTGTAGCGCACCGGCTCGCCGATCGGGGCGTAGGTGTTGGGCTCCAGGCCCATGATGTAGGGCAGCGTCTCGCCGCCCTGCATGGCGGCGTCGATGCGGCCCTGGCGCAGCTGGGTGCGCGCATCGGCCGAGCCCTCGGTCGGCACGTATTCGATCGCCGGGCGCCCCTTGGCCACGCAATTGGCGTCGCTGAAGGCCTTGATGTCGTTCGGCAGGGCGGTGCGACGGCTGGCGCCGACCCGCTTGCCGCACAGCGCCTCGGGGTTGGGGAATTCCGCGGCGCGGCTGGCCTGGGTGAAGAACTGGCTGCCCGAGCGCAGATAGTCGATGAAGGTCGCCGTCTCCTGCCGCGACTTCAGGTCGGACATGCCGGAGAGGATGATGTCGACGCGGCCGGTGCGCACCGAGGCCAGCATCTGGTCGAAGCTGGTCTCCTGCCACTGCATGCGCACGCCAAGCTTCTCGGCGATGGCGTTGCCCAGCTCGACATCGAAGCCGGTGAGCTGGTTGGTCTGCGGGTCGCGCATCTCGAGCGGCGGGTAGTTCGGCACGATGGCGGCGATCAGCGTGCCGCGCGAGGCGATGCGCGAGGGCAGGTCGGCGGCCTGGGCGGCCAGCGGCAGGATCGCGGCCGTGGCGGCCAGCAGCAGGTGCTTCAGCATGGTGCTTTGTCCTTCAGGCGATGACGGCGGAGAGGAAGGCCTTGAGACGGGCCTCTTTCGGGTTGCCCAGCAGCTCGGCGGCGGGGCCCTGCTCGACGATGGCGCCACGGTCCATATAGACGACGCGGTCGGCGACCTCGCGGGCGAAGCCCAGCTCATGGGTGACGACGATCATGGTCATGCCCGAGGCCGCCAGTTCCTTCATCGCCGCCAGCACCTCGCCCACCAGCTCGGGGTCGAGGGCGCTGGTCGGCTCGTCGAACAGCATCAGCTTGGGCTTCATGGCCAGCGCGCGGGCGATGGCGACACGCTGCTGCTGGCCGCCGGAGAGGTTGGCCGGGTAGCTGCCGGCCTTGTCGGCCAGGCCCACCCGGGCCAGCAGCGCCTCGGCCTCGCGCACCGCCTCGGCGCGGTTGCGGCCCTGCACCTGCACCGGCCCCTCGATGATGTTCTCGAGCGCGGTCATGTGCGGGAACAGGTTGAAGCGCTGGAACACCATGCCGGTGGCGAGGCGCTGGCGCGCGATCTCCTTCTCCGGCAGCGGGTGCAGGCGGGTGCCCTCGATGCGCCAGCCGGTTAGCTCGCCGTCGACCCAGATGGCGCCGCTGTCGATGGTGACGAGCTGGTTGACGCAGCGCAGCAGCGTCGTCTTGCCCGAGCCGGAGGCGCCGATGATGCAGAGCACCTCGCCGGCATGGACATCGAGCGAGACGCCGTCGAGGGCGGTGAAATCGCCGAATCTCTTGCGGACATCGACGATGGAGACGAGCGGCATGGCGTGTTCGGTCATCGGAGCCTCGCTCACCGGCTGCCGGCCGTGCCGCGGGCGAAGCGGCGTTCGAGCAGCATCTGCAAGGGCGTCAGGATGGAGACGATGATCAGGTACCAGAGGGCGGCGACGATCAGCAGCTCAATGACGCGGGAATTGGCGTAGTAGATGTTCTGCGCGGCGTGCAGGATCTCGGCGAACTGGATGACGCTGGCCAGCGAGGTCAGCTTCACCATGCCGATGAACTCGTTGCCCAGCGGCGGGATCACCACCTTCATCGCCTGCGGGAAGATGATGCGGCGCAGCGCGCGCAGCCGGGTCATGCCGATGGCCTTGGCGGCCTCGTACTGCCCGGCATCGACCGAGAGCATGCCGGCGCGGATCACCTCGGAGGTGTAGGCGCCCTGGTTGATGCCGAGGCCGAGCAGCGCGGCCAGCGCCGGCGTCATGACATCGACGGTGCGGACGGAGAAATCACCGAAGCCGAGGCGCGGGAAGATCAGCGCCAGGTTGAACCAGAGCAGCAGCTGCAGGATCACCGGCGTGCCGCGGAACAACCAGGTGTAGCCCATGGCGACACCCTGCAGCACCGGGTTGGGCGACATGCGCATCACCGCGGTGACGACACCCAGGATGATGCCCAGCGCCATGGCGGCGAAGGTCATCCACAGCGTGTTGTAGAGGCCCGCCAGGATGGCCGGCGCGGTGAAGAAGGCGCCGACGAAATTCCATTCGATGTCGCCCACCGCGAAGGCGCGGCCCAGCCCCGCCAGCAGCAGGATGATGATGGCGACCGCCGCCCAGCGGCCCCAGTGCCGGTTCGGCACATGGGTGTAATGGGCGATATCGGGCAGCGCGGCCCGCGGCAGGAGGGTGGAGGAAGCGGGCTCGCGCATGCTGTCGATCTCTCCCGGGGTCTCAGCCGCGCGCCGGCTTCTCGGCGCCGGTGCGGCTGGTGATCAGACCATACATCTCCGGGCGGCGGTGCTGGGCGAAGTTGAACATCTTCTCCTTGCCCTGGGCGCAGAGATCGAGGTCGCAATCGGCGACCACCACCTCATCGGCCAGCGTCTTCGTCTCGGCGACGATGCGGCCATTCGGGTCGACGATGCAGGAGCCGCCGATCAGGCCGGAGCCGTCCTCGTCCCCCGCCTTGGCCACGGCGACCGCCCAGGCGGCGTTCATATAGGCATTGGCCTGGGCGGCGAGCTGCGAATGGTAGGTGCGCAGGCCCTGGTCCTCGGTGTCCCCGCCATTCGGGTCATAGGCGGCGGAGTTGTAGCCCACCACCATCAGCTCCATGCCCTGCAGCGCATAGACGCGCCAGGCCTCGGGCCAGCGGCGATCGTTGCAGATCAGCTGGCCCATAACGGGCGCGCCCCATTCATCCGGGCCGTAGAAGGCGGGGAAGCCCATATCGCCATATTCGAAATAGCGCTTCTCCAGCTGCTGGAAGCGCGACCCCTCGCGCGGCTCGACCGAGCCTGGCAGGTGAACCTTGCGGTATTTCTGCAGGATGGTGCCGTCCGGGCCCACGGTGACGGCGCTGTTGAAGCGCTTGCCGTCCGCCGTCTTCTCGGCATAGCCGACATAGAAGCCGACGCCGAGCGCGCGCGCCCGGTCGAACAGGGGCTGGGTCTGGGGCCCCGGCAGCGCGGTCTCGAAATATTCCTCCAGCTCGGCCTCGGTCAGCAGCCAGCGGGGGAAGAAGGTGGTGAAGGCCAGCTCCGGGAAGACGACGAGCTGGGCGCCCTGGGCGGCGGCCTGCTCCAGCAGGGCGATCATGCGGTCGAGTGTCTGGGCGCGGCTGTCGGCGCGCTGGGTCGGGCCCATCTGGGCGGCGGCGATGCGCAGGATGCGGGGCATGGGTAGTCACCTCGGGCAAAGCGGGGGCCTGGCCGGGCAAACCGCCCCGGCATCTCGGCCATGCGCCGCATGCTCGCACAGGAAACAGGCAGTTCAATCGGTTTCTCTATGCTATATGCGGGTTCACCAGTGATGGCGTTTATACCCTGCCCAGCAAATGACCCTTCGCCAGCTTGAGATCCTCCGCGCCGTGCTGCGCCACCAGACCACCATGGCGGCGGGGCGCATCCTCGGCATGTCGCAGCCGGCGGTCAGCCACGCGGTGAAGCAGCTGGAGACCCAGCTCGGCTTCCCGCTCTTCGAGCGGGTCAACAACCGCCTCTACCCCACCGAGGCGGCGCGGCTGATCCATGCGGAGTCAGAACCGCTCTTCGCCCAGCACGCGGCGCTGGAGGCAAGGCTGCAGGAGCTGCGCCAGGACAAGACCGGCCGGCTGCGGCTGCTGGCCACGCCGCCGCTCGGCCATGGCGTCATCCCGGAAGCCTTGCAGCGCATGCTGGCGCGCCAGCCCGGGCTGCGCATCACCTTCGATGTGCGAAGGCTGGACGAGGTGGTGGAAGGGGTGGAAAGCGGCGCCGCCGAGCTCGGCTTCGGCGTCAGCCTGGAGGAACGGCCGGGGCTCACCCTGCGGCCATTGGCGGCGGCCCGCATGGTCTGCGTCGCCGCCCCCGACCATCCGCTGCTGCGCGAGCCGGTGGTGACCCCGGCTTTGCTGCGGCCCTGGCCGCTGATCGCGCTGGAGGCCGGCACCCGCATGGGCGCCGCCTTGCGCGCCGCCTTCCAGGAGGCGCGCGAGCCCTTCCTGCCGGCGGTCGAGGTCCGCTATGGCGACACCGCCCGCGCGCTCGCCGAGGCCGGGGTGGGGGTCGCGGTGATCGACCCCTTCTCCGCCGGCAATCGCCGCCTGCCGCTCTCGGTGCGGCCCTTCGAGCCAGCCATCCCCTCCCGCGCCGTGGCCTTCTTCGCCAGCCGCCTGCCGCTGTCGCGCGGGGCGGAGGCGCTGCTGCGCGAGATCCGGCTGCGGCTGGAGCGCCAGGGGGCGCCAGGGGCCGCCCCGGGCGCCCTGCCCTTTCCGGGCTGAAGCCGCGCAAGATAAGGTTGACGCGGCCCCGCTTTCCGGCACACCTGCCCGCCCCAGCCACAACCAGCCGGACTTAAGGCAGAGTGATGACCGAACTGGCCTTCCACAACAGCGCCACGCGCCAGCGGGAGACCTTCACCCCGCTCGACCCGCAGCATGTGCGCCTTTATGTGTGCGGCCCGACGGTCTACGACCTCGCCCATCTGGGCAATGCGCGCCCTGTGGTGGTGTTCGACGTGCTGGCCCGGCTGCTGCGCCGGCGCTTCCCGCGCGTCACCTATGTCCGCAACATCACGGATGTGGACGACAAGATCAACGCGCGCAGCCAGGAGAGCGGCGAGCCGATCGCCGCCATCACCGCCCGCACCACGGCCGATTTCCACCGCGACATGGCGGCGCTGGGCTGCCTGCCCCCGGATGAGGAGCCGCGCGCGACCGACAACATCGCGCAGATGATCCAGCTGATCGAGCGGCTGATCGCCAATGGCCATGCCTATGCCGCCGAGGGGCATGTGCTGTTCTCGGTGGCGAGCTTCCCCGGCTATGGCGCCCTTTCCGGCCGCTCACCGGACGAGATGCTGGCCGGCGCCCGGGTCGAGATCGCGCCCTACAAGCGCGAGGCCGGGGATTTCGTGCTGTGGAAGCCCTCCTCCGACGACCTCCCCGGCTGGGACAGCCCCTGGGGCCGCGGCCGGCCGGGCTGGCATATCGAATGCTCGGCCATGTCCTGGCGCTATCTCGGCAGTGATTTCGACATCCATGGCGGCGGGCACGATCTGATCTTCCCGCATCATGAGAACGAGATCGCGCAATCGGTCTGCGCCTTCCCCGGCTCCCGCTTCGCCCACACCTGGCTGCACAACGGCATGCTGCTGGTGGATGGGGAGAAGATGTCGAAATCGCTCGGCAATTTCCTCACCGTGCGCGACATCCTGGCGCGCGGCGCCTGGGCCGGCGAGGCCTTCCGCCTGCTGCTGCTGAAGACCCATTACCGCGCCGCCATCGACTACACGGTCGAGCGGTTGGAAGAGGCCAAGGCGGAGCTGGACGATTTCTACGCCCTGCTGGCCCGCGACCTGCCGCAGCCGGAGGCGGACGACGCGCTGGTGGCCGAGATGGCCGAATGGGCGCTGGAGCCGCTGGCGGACGATCTGAACACCCCGCTCGCCATCGCCCGTCTGCGCGATTTGCGCACGCTGGAGAATGTGGCGACGGTCGGCGGCTCGGCCACCAATGTGCTGCACCGCATTGGGCGGGACTGGCAGCCGGACTCCGGCCAGGCGGCGGCGGCGCTGCGCCAGGCGGCGGCGCTGCTCGGCCTGCTGGGCGGCGATGCGCGCGCCTGGCGCCAGGGCGGCGAAGGCGACAGCGCGGCGATCGAGGCCGCCATCCAGGCGCGGCTCGACGCCCGCAAGGCGAAGAACTGGGCCGAGGCCGACCGCATCCGCGCCGATCTGCTGGCCCAGGGGGTCATCCTGGAGGATGGCGCCGGCGGGACGACCTGGCGGCGGGC includes these proteins:
- the cysS gene encoding cysteine--tRNA ligase, whose protein sequence is MTELAFHNSATRQRETFTPLDPQHVRLYVCGPTVYDLAHLGNARPVVVFDVLARLLRRRFPRVTYVRNITDVDDKINARSQESGEPIAAITARTTADFHRDMAALGCLPPDEEPRATDNIAQMIQLIERLIANGHAYAAEGHVLFSVASFPGYGALSGRSPDEMLAGARVEIAPYKREAGDFVLWKPSSDDLPGWDSPWGRGRPGWHIECSAMSWRYLGSDFDIHGGGHDLIFPHHENEIAQSVCAFPGSRFAHTWLHNGMLLVDGEKMSKSLGNFLTVRDILARGAWAGEAFRLLLLKTHYRAAIDYTVERLEEAKAELDDFYALLARDLPQPEADDALVAEMAEWALEPLADDLNTPLAIARLRDLRTLENVATVGGSATNVLHRIGRDWQPDSGQAAAALRQAAALLGLLGGDARAWRQGGEGDSAAIEAAIQARLDARKAKNWAEADRIRADLLAQGVILEDGAGGTTWRRA
- a CDS encoding N-carbamoyl-D-amino-acid hydrolase, with the protein product MPRILRIAAAQMGPTQRADSRAQTLDRMIALLEQAAAQGAQLVVFPELAFTTFFPRWLLTEAELEEYFETALPGPQTQPLFDRARALGVGFYVGYAEKTADGKRFNSAVTVGPDGTILQKYRKVHLPGSVEPREGSRFQQLEKRYFEYGDMGFPAFYGPDEWGAPVMGQLICNDRRWPEAWRVYALQGMELMVVGYNSAAYDPNGGDTEDQGLRTYHSQLAAQANAYMNAAWAVAVAKAGDEDGSGLIGGSCIVDPNGRIVAETKTLADEVVVADCDLDLCAQGKEKMFNFAQHRRPEMYGLITSRTGAEKPARG
- a CDS encoding ABC transporter substrate-binding protein, with the translated sequence MLKHLLLAATAAILPLAAQAADLPSRIASRGTLIAAIVPNYPPLEMRDPQTNQLTGFDVELGNAIAEKLGVRMQWQETSFDQMLASVRTGRVDIILSGMSDLKSRQETATFIDYLRSGSQFFTQASRAAEFPNPEALCGKRVGASRRTALPNDIKAFSDANCVAKGRPAIEYVPTEGSADARTQLRQGRIDAAMQGGETLPYIMGLEPNTYAPIGEPVRYTLMGIATGKEETQLQQALAGALRALIADGTYARLAAKWQLTPSMLPEVQINGGE
- a CDS encoding amino acid ABC transporter permease yields the protein MREPASSTLLPRAALPDIAHYTHVPNRHWGRWAAVAIIILLLAGLGRAFAVGDIEWNFVGAFFTAPAILAGLYNTLWMTFAAMALGIILGVVTAVMRMSPNPVLQGVAMGYTWLFRGTPVILQLLLWFNLALIFPRLGFGDFSVRTVDVMTPALAALLGLGINQGAYTSEVIRAGMLSVDAGQYEAAKAIGMTRLRALRRIIFPQAMKVVIPPLGNEFIGMVKLTSLASVIQFAEILHAAQNIYYANSRVIELLIVAALWYLIIVSILTPLQMLLERRFARGTAGSR
- a CDS encoding transporter substrate-binding domain-containing protein; translation: MKSFKRILAAGLALALAGTAAPALAQNASLPDSVRSAGVLRVGIEATYPPMAYKDPATNERRGVNVDLVTAIGRDLGIEIRWEEMSFEQIINSLTTGRIDFSGTSMTDLPARREKLSFIDYITTGGQLFTTRALAASIREATDFCGKSVSTPRFTNYFPSAQAWSERACTGAGRPAMQVMGSNGATASRTDLRQERTQGAILGAEFVAHLQRTEPENWAAVGQPITSNLSGLAFPKEATVLRDAIAASLQRLIDNGTYAEILRRHGIEAQALQRVSIDAGQP
- a CDS encoding tripartite tricarboxylate transporter substrate binding protein, whose protein sequence is MTPRRSLLRAALAPAALPLLAPLLPRPALAQGAWLQRPIRLIVPFPPGGSTDVISRLYAERMGATLGQPVVVENRPGASGNLGIDAVAKAAPDGHTIGAVTVSILAINQFLFQSMPFDTEKDVIPIGMAWETPNVAVVAPERNRATTLREFLDWAKAKPGGISYGSTGIGQTTHLSSSMLFSRTGVQAMHVPYRGAAQTVPALLAGDVDIALDNLASHIGLIQEGRMRGLAVTSAERWPTLPNIPTMAEAGVPDFVITVWGAFVAPTGTPAPVVERLNAAMRQVAENEEMQRRFIQGGAKALWSSAEDAATRANRERPMWRQVVQQSGARAE
- a CDS encoding LysR family transcriptional regulator, with amino-acid sequence MTLRQLEILRAVLRHQTTMAAGRILGMSQPAVSHAVKQLETQLGFPLFERVNNRLYPTEAARLIHAESEPLFAQHAALEARLQELRQDKTGRLRLLATPPLGHGVIPEALQRMLARQPGLRITFDVRRLDEVVEGVESGAAELGFGVSLEERPGLTLRPLAAARMVCVAAPDHPLLREPVVTPALLRPWPLIALEAGTRMGAALRAAFQEAREPFLPAVEVRYGDTARALAEAGVGVAVIDPFSAGNRRLPLSVRPFEPAIPSRAVAFFASRLPLSRGAEALLREIRLRLERQGAPGAAPGALPFPG
- a CDS encoding amino acid ABC transporter ATP-binding protein, with the translated sequence MTEHAMPLVSIVDVRKRFGDFTALDGVSLDVHAGEVLCIIGASGSGKTTLLRCVNQLVTIDSGAIWVDGELTGWRIEGTRLHPLPEKEIARQRLATGMVFQRFNLFPHMTALENIIEGPVQVQGRNRAEAVREAEALLARVGLADKAGSYPANLSGGQQQRVAIARALAMKPKLMLFDEPTSALDPELVGEVLAAMKELAASGMTMIVVTHELGFAREVADRVVYMDRGAIVEQGPAAELLGNPKEARLKAFLSAVIA
- a CDS encoding amidohydrolase family protein, with product MDLLITNAAVVTCDEARRVLAGQAILLRGNRIAALGDSNTLEAEHPHVARFDARGLAVLPGFINAHTHTVLTALRGSVEDWEGDMIYGYMSPISYTMTDEERAVMAMLGCVEAIRSGSTTLVDPFRHVLSYGRAMASTGLRLWLSESCADIDTRRIRHGDYREDPAFGAQFLDRATAMIEALHGSHGDRVRCQVAAHAPDNCSPAMLRSLLDLAAKHGLTRTVHLSQSPGEEKAVQAARGTSSAAYLDREGFLGPDLTAAHWTFCSAEDIERLAARGVTMAHTPASISRRRGMHQAKLGLIRDAGVRVVFGSDNMTEDMFQAMSIGSILHRTGRGRAVEGGVLPGPQAILDAVTVDAAGSVGASAEIGRIAPGWKADLTFLDLNTPALRPVIRLVSNIVHYGHPGAVHSVMVDGEFILRDRKVLTVDEPALLREAQNVTRRVWDRMIAQNPDLARPEAELPWLDL
- a CDS encoding polysaccharide deacetylase; the encoded protein is MVANDNTLKAGLDALPLLPANRAPLAPEYPWPDGQQAAMFLSFDVDAETAWTAKDPARYAELVTMSFGGYEARVGTAKLLEMLRQQELKGTFFITGWSVEAHPAMCEAILKDGHEIGHHGFHHVMPQPGDPMLVEEVDRGLEVLKRRLGVVPKGYRAPSGEFCEELRVLLKERGLVYTSSFRDDVRPYRHLLADGTPGLVELPVTASYDDWLLGLSQRYSRHTLLTREQVLSLWLDELAELRDWGGMATTVLHPQCSGRPMRLRLLRDFLTQARAYGDVWITTGEQIAAHYIACEQKAG